A DNA window from Paenibacillus sp. HWE-109 contains the following coding sequences:
- a CDS encoding creatininase family protein has protein sequence MAYSRYTGKAWDRHFFPRLSTMEVADVPKEDALIVLPVGAVEQHGPHMPVFTDTLISEVLLTEAFEQLPDEANIWLLPAIPYGKSTEHLGHAGTITLSATTLMAVVMDIAKSLSKSGFHKLVLVNTHGGNTDLLNMMGREIRIETGLAVFRLDPGGLGGADEWLTPLEKQAGIHAGDMETSLVMSAMPHWVHMEAAPTEYPNYPESRYLALRSRAFAWVMNDLSASGISGDATQATIAKGQAMTRNYGAMIAEALLEFQTFEMKTLRIDR, from the coding sequence ATGGCATACAGTCGTTATACAGGAAAAGCATGGGATCGCCACTTTTTTCCGCGCTTAAGCACAATGGAGGTTGCTGACGTTCCTAAGGAAGATGCGCTTATCGTGCTGCCGGTTGGCGCTGTGGAACAACATGGACCTCATATGCCTGTCTTTACAGATACATTGATTTCCGAAGTGCTCTTAACGGAAGCTTTCGAGCAACTGCCTGATGAAGCGAATATTTGGCTGCTGCCAGCGATACCATATGGGAAAAGCACCGAACATCTTGGCCATGCAGGCACGATCACGCTGTCGGCAACGACTTTAATGGCTGTCGTGATGGACATTGCCAAAAGCCTCAGCAAGAGCGGGTTTCACAAATTAGTGCTTGTAAACACGCACGGAGGCAACACGGATTTATTGAATATGATGGGCAGGGAAATCCGCATTGAAACTGGCTTGGCTGTTTTCCGATTAGATCCAGGCGGACTTGGTGGTGCGGATGAATGGCTGACACCGCTTGAGAAGCAGGCTGGTATACATGCCGGGGACATGGAAACCTCATTGGTGATGTCAGCAATGCCGCATTGGGTGCATATGGAAGCAGCGCCTACGGAATATCCGAATTATCCGGAGTCGCGCTATTTGGCGCTGCGCAGTCGTGCATTTGCATGGGTGATGAATGACCTGTCCGCATCGGGCATTTCGGGCGATGCCACACAGGCAACAATCGCCAAGGGTCAAGCCATGACGAGGAATTATGGGGCAATGATTGCGGAAGCACTGCTGGAATTCCAGACTTTTGAGATGAAAACATTAAGGATTGACCGATAG
- a CDS encoding ABC transporter ATP-binding protein yields the protein MNSSQLLIPGMDASDAKFVTMANLSKTYPNGTIALQDVNLTIKEGEFLCFVGPSGCGKSTIFKMITGLAKPSKGTLDVFGTTPKEARKQSDIAFVFQDHTLLPWSTVEANVKLPLELRGVDKKTQQKEAERVLELVGLKDYMKVLPRELSGGMKMRVSIARALISRPKLLLMDEPFGALDEITRQTLQMELLSIWQQDKSMTVLFVTHNVFESVFLSTSVVVMTPRPGKISATIDIPVPFPRDESYRTTTQFSDLVRDVNAALEH from the coding sequence ATGAACTCTTCGCAGCTCCTCATACCAGGCATGGATGCCTCCGATGCCAAATTCGTTACGATGGCCAACCTGTCCAAGACGTATCCGAACGGAACAATAGCTCTGCAAGATGTGAATTTAACGATCAAGGAAGGCGAGTTCCTCTGTTTCGTGGGTCCGTCCGGCTGCGGCAAGTCAACGATTTTCAAAATGATTACAGGCTTGGCTAAGCCGAGCAAAGGGACGTTGGATGTGTTTGGCACAACCCCCAAAGAAGCGCGCAAGCAAAGCGACATTGCCTTCGTTTTCCAAGATCATACCTTGCTGCCGTGGTCAACAGTTGAGGCCAATGTGAAATTGCCGCTAGAATTGCGGGGAGTTGACAAGAAGACGCAGCAGAAGGAAGCGGAGCGTGTGCTGGAGCTTGTCGGTTTGAAAGATTATATGAAGGTACTGCCTCGAGAACTCTCAGGCGGCATGAAAATGCGGGTATCCATCGCCCGGGCGCTAATCTCACGGCCTAAGCTGCTGCTCATGGATGAGCCATTCGGCGCTTTGGATGAGATTACACGACAAACGCTCCAAATGGAGCTGCTGAGCATTTGGCAGCAGGACAAATCCATGACGGTATTGTTCGTTACACATAATGTATTCGAATCTGTCTTTCTATCCACCAGTGTTGTCGTCATGACACCACGCCCGGGCAAAATATCAGCGACAATCGATATCCCCGTCCCTTTTCCAAGAGATGAAAGCTATCGCACAACGACGCAGTTCAGCGATTTGGTGAGAGATGTTAATGCGGCGCTCGAACATTAA
- a CDS encoding ABC transporter permease: protein MAVDSKYLQILPDEIFPARERIAWTKRLEDGVPPSLRLLLLFKHLLPPLVAFVVFIGGWELIAYIMKAPVYLVPKPSDILAAAVENKYALWVSVRTTTLEAVLGFFLSIILGVAGAILLASSKWIEKSVYPYAIILQTIPIVAIAPLIVIWFDAGVNAIVIITFLIGFFPMLSNTLIGLNSTDQNMSNLFYLYNANSFQTMWKLRIPAALPYIVAGLKISCTLSVVGAIVGEYIAGIGGGQGGLGYAITYAAARLKTPYLFACGLSASALGICFFLLVNGFAKWMLSSWHESEMKKDN, encoded by the coding sequence ATGGCCGTAGATTCCAAATACCTGCAAATCCTGCCCGATGAAATATTCCCTGCTCGCGAGCGCATAGCTTGGACTAAGCGGCTTGAAGACGGAGTGCCGCCTAGCCTCCGATTGCTGCTGCTTTTCAAACATTTACTGCCGCCACTTGTTGCCTTCGTTGTGTTCATTGGCGGGTGGGAACTTATTGCCTATATAATGAAGGCGCCCGTTTATCTCGTGCCTAAACCGTCCGATATTCTGGCGGCAGCGGTTGAGAATAAATATGCATTATGGGTGTCCGTCAGGACGACCACATTGGAAGCTGTTCTTGGATTCTTCCTGAGTATTATCTTAGGCGTTGCCGGAGCGATTCTTCTGGCCAGCTCCAAATGGATTGAGAAGAGCGTGTACCCCTATGCCATCATTCTACAAACGATTCCGATTGTTGCAATCGCGCCTTTGATCGTCATCTGGTTTGATGCCGGTGTCAATGCGATCGTGATTATTACGTTTTTGATCGGATTTTTCCCGATGCTTTCGAATACCCTAATTGGTCTGAACTCCACGGATCAGAATATGAGCAACTTGTTCTATTTATACAATGCCAATTCGTTTCAAACCATGTGGAAGCTGCGTATTCCAGCTGCTCTGCCATACATTGTTGCGGGGTTGAAAATTTCCTGTACCTTATCTGTTGTCGGAGCTATTGTTGGGGAATATATTGCTGGAATTGGAGGCGGACAAGGCGGCCTTGGCTATGCCATCACGTATGCGGCTGCCCGTTTGAAAACTCCCTATTTATTTGCCTGCGGACTTTCGGCTTCTGCACTTGGGATTTGTTTCTTCTTGCTCGTAAACGGATTTGCCAAATGGATGCTCAGCTCATGGCATGAATCCGAAATGAAGAAGGACAATTAA
- a CDS encoding FAD-binding oxidoreductase, translating into MAMSISWEQEIQDQFSEEIIHMDQATREKLSKDYYWYSPVLNRQLGHIKAADAIVTPRNETEVAEILAFGYRHDIPVTVRGAGTGNYGQAVPLQGGIVLDLSRMDDIVEIGPGFARLQCGVRLGVIDKKAREAGQEIRIYPSTYVKATVGGFVSGGSGGIGSITHGNLWDGNVLEAVIYTMEETPQRLVVSGPDLFNYIHNYGTTGILTEVTIPLSPRTEWAQAIAQFDTLEQAMLFGEELAQETAVLKRLVAPMEWPIPSYFVPFAKVIQTGKAAVMLEFAEISLPLVEQLASRFGGHIGHFIAANHYRKTIGVSDFTWNHTTLWAMKTDASMTYLQAGFKLESYMEQIRELKAKFGDEVYLHFEWVRSGGLLTPTALPVVRFQSEERLYEIISYCESIGVRIFDPHTWVLDHGGRGEVNSMELKKRVNDPRGLLNPGKIIVEM; encoded by the coding sequence ATGGCTATGTCGATAAGTTGGGAGCAAGAGATCCAAGATCAGTTCAGCGAAGAGATCATCCATATGGATCAAGCCACAAGAGAGAAGCTTTCCAAGGATTATTACTGGTATTCCCCTGTTCTTAATCGGCAATTGGGGCATATCAAAGCAGCAGATGCTATTGTGACACCCCGCAATGAGACGGAAGTGGCTGAGATTCTGGCTTTTGGCTATCGGCATGACATTCCCGTCACGGTACGCGGTGCTGGCACAGGCAATTATGGTCAGGCTGTCCCGTTGCAAGGCGGTATTGTCCTTGATTTAAGCCGGATGGACGACATTGTGGAAATTGGACCTGGCTTTGCCCGTTTACAGTGCGGGGTGAGATTAGGTGTCATTGATAAAAAGGCGCGCGAAGCGGGTCAAGAAATTCGCATTTATCCAAGCACCTATGTGAAGGCGACGGTTGGAGGCTTTGTAAGCGGTGGTTCCGGCGGCATCGGATCGATCACGCATGGGAATCTATGGGATGGCAATGTACTGGAAGCCGTCATTTATACGATGGAAGAAACGCCTCAGCGTCTGGTTGTTTCTGGTCCTGACTTGTTTAACTATATTCATAATTATGGAACAACAGGCATTTTGACCGAGGTCACCATTCCGTTATCCCCTCGAACCGAGTGGGCGCAGGCGATTGCGCAATTCGACACCTTGGAGCAAGCGATGCTTTTTGGGGAGGAACTGGCGCAAGAAACAGCTGTGCTGAAAAGGCTTGTGGCCCCAATGGAATGGCCAATCCCATCTTATTTTGTACCTTTCGCGAAAGTGATTCAAACGGGGAAAGCAGCTGTCATGCTGGAGTTTGCGGAGATTAGCTTGCCGCTTGTGGAGCAGTTGGCGAGCCGCTTTGGCGGTCACATTGGCCACTTCATTGCAGCAAATCACTATCGCAAAACGATTGGCGTATCCGATTTCACATGGAACCATACGACATTATGGGCAATGAAAACCGATGCCTCAATGACTTATCTGCAAGCTGGCTTTAAGCTGGAGAGCTATATGGAACAAATCAGAGAACTGAAAGCCAAATTCGGCGATGAAGTGTATCTGCATTTCGAATGGGTGCGAAGTGGTGGCTTGCTTACGCCTACAGCACTTCCGGTCGTTCGCTTCCAGAGTGAAGAGCGATTATATGAGATTATTTCCTATTGCGAATCCATTGGTGTCCGAATATTCGATCCCCATACGTGGGTGCTGGACCATGGCGGACGCGGAGAAGTTAATAGCATGGAGCTTAAGAAACGAGTGAATGATCCTAGAGGTCTGCTCAATCCAGGCAAAATTATCGTTGAAATGTAA
- a CDS encoding NAD(P)H-dependent oxidoreductase, producing the protein MANLLVIYYSAFGHVYQMAQAVADGASQFGTHEVKIVRIPEMVAEQNRVIQQDKQRSQVGDEKQASTKVLSHQFRLTDRYSKYEATLELQQDIPIATNDDLRWADGILWGFPTYYGTMPAQVKLFLEMAGDLCIEGALEGKPTGIFNSTASIHTGHEAAILTSMVPLFHFGMIFVGLPYSENPEYLTADAIGCSPYGASTLAGPDSSLSPDPRELLMAARLGERVADVAAALQMFQTQK; encoded by the coding sequence ATGGCGAATCTATTGGTCATTTATTACAGCGCATTCGGCCATGTCTACCAAATGGCACAGGCAGTTGCGGATGGAGCCAGCCAATTCGGGACCCATGAAGTGAAAATCGTTCGAATTCCCGAGATGGTTGCGGAGCAAAATCGGGTGATTCAGCAAGATAAACAGCGTTCACAGGTTGGGGATGAGAAGCAGGCAAGCACGAAGGTGTTATCCCATCAATTCCGATTAACGGATCGTTACAGCAAATATGAAGCTACGCTAGAATTGCAGCAAGATATCCCAATTGCTACGAATGACGATCTACGCTGGGCGGACGGCATTCTGTGGGGGTTTCCAACGTATTATGGAACGATGCCTGCGCAAGTGAAGCTATTTCTTGAAATGGCCGGAGATCTGTGTATCGAAGGTGCTTTGGAAGGAAAACCGACTGGGATATTTAATAGTACAGCTTCGATTCACACAGGCCACGAAGCAGCAATTTTGACATCCATGGTACCGCTGTTTCATTTTGGTATGATTTTCGTTGGACTGCCGTATTCCGAGAATCCAGAGTATTTAACAGCCGATGCCATTGGGTGTTCCCCTTATGGGGCTTCTACATTGGCAGGGCCTGACAGCTCGTTATCACCAGACCCGAGGGAACTATTGATGGCTGCTAGGTTAGGCGAAAGAGTTGCTGATGTAGCTGCTGCTTTACAGATGTTCCAGACGCAGAAATAG